In a single window of the Deinococcus aetherius genome:
- a CDS encoding YqjF family protein, with product MRPPLPPIRAPWILRMTWRDLCFLHWPLDPDLIARTLPAGVEVDTRAGRAWLGAVPFRMTGVSPRLLPDVPGVSAFPELNLRTYVTVDGVPGVWFYSLDAAQPLAVRLARRLFHLPYFDARMWVDRREGVTRYASLRTHRGERPARFAAAYRPVGPALNPAPQSLDAWLTDRLVLYSADGRGRVFRGRVAHVAWPLRRAVAVVGENTLTDGLGVSLLGEPHLLHAEHLEVRAWPLERVR from the coding sequence ATGCGCCCGCCCCTTCCCCCGATCCGTGCCCCCTGGATCCTGAGGATGACGTGGCGGGACCTGTGCTTCCTGCACTGGCCGCTGGACCCCGACCTCATCGCCCGGACGCTGCCCGCCGGGGTCGAGGTGGACACGCGGGCGGGCCGGGCGTGGCTGGGCGCCGTGCCCTTCCGGATGACGGGCGTCTCCCCCCGCCTCCTCCCCGACGTGCCGGGGGTAAGCGCCTTCCCGGAACTCAACCTGCGGACCTACGTGACGGTGGACGGGGTGCCCGGCGTGTGGTTCTACAGCCTGGACGCCGCCCAGCCGCTCGCCGTGCGCCTCGCCCGCCGCCTCTTCCACCTGCCCTATTTCGACGCGCGGATGTGGGTGGACCGGCGGGAGGGCGTCACCCGTTACGCGAGTCTGCGCACCCACCGGGGGGAGCGCCCGGCCCGCTTTGCCGCCGCGTACCGCCCGGTCGGCCCGGCGCTGAACCCGGCGCCGCAAAGCCTGGACGCCTGGCTCACCGACCGGCTCGTGCTCTACAGCGCGGACGGGCGGGGCCGGGTGTTCCGGGGACGGGTCGCCCACGTCGCCTGGCCGCTCCGCCGCGCCGTGGCCGTGGTCGGGGAGAACACCCTCACGGACGGGCTGGGGGTGAGCCTACTCGGCGAGCCGCACCTCCTGCACGCCGAGCACCTGGAAGTTCGGGCGTGGCCGCTGGAGCGGGTGAGGTGA